Part of the Caloranaerobacter sp. TR13 genome is shown below.
TCAGTTCCAAAGGTTAATGCACCAATTGCCTGTGCACCTCCAATTTTAAATATCCTGTCTACACCCGCTACTTTTGCTGCAGCCAATATATTTTTATTAACTTTCCCACTTTTTGAAGGAGGAGTTACCATAATTATCTCTTTTACACCCGCCACTTTAGCAGGTACGGCGTTCATAAGTACCGTTGATGGATAGGGAGCAGTACCACCAGGTATATATATACCTACCTTTTCAATTGGATTATATATTTGTCCTAATATTATTCCCTTATCTTTATTCCATATCCATGAATTTTTAAGTTGTTTACTGTGATAATTCCAGATATTGTCTCTAGCTTCCATCAAAGCATCAATAAGTTGCAAATCACAATTATTATATGCTTCATCTATCTCATCATCAGATACAATAAGATTATCTAATTCTACACCATCAAACTTTTTTGTATATTTATATAATGCTGTATCGCCATTTTCTTTAACATCCTCTAGTATTTTTTCTACACTTTTGTTTACCTCTCCGAATTCAAGCTGGCTTCTATTTAACAAATCTTTTATTAATTTTACCGATTCTCTATCTCCTGTTTCTATAATCTTTATCATACTTATAACTCCTTTCTAAAAATCATTTGTATATTATCGATTATTTCTCTTATACTCTCGTTTTTCATTTTATAGCTTACCTTGTTTGCAATCAGTCTAGCACTTATTGGAAACATATCTTCTACAACTACCAATCCATTTTCTTTTAAAGTTCTTCCTGTTTCAACAATATCTACTATTACATCTGAAAGACCAACTAAAGGAGCCAACTCTACTGAACCATTTAGTTTGATTAAATCTATTTGTATTCCCTTTGACGAAAAATATTTCTTCGCTATATTTGGATACTTTGTTGCTACTTTTAGAGATCTTATAGTGTTATCTATCTTGTATCCAGGAAGTGCTGCAACAGAAAATTTGCATTTTCCAAAACCTAAATCAGCTATTTCATAAAAGTCTCTCTCTTCTTCCATAATAATATCTTTTCCAACTACACCTAGATCAGCTGCTCCTCTCTCTACATATACTGGAATATCACTAGCCTTTACCAATATAAAGCGTACATTCTTTTCCTCATTTGTAAATATTAATTTCCTTGAGTTTTTTTCCATTTCACTACAACCTAGTCCTATTTTCTTAAACATTTCATATCCTTTATCTCCTAATCTTCCTTTGGCAAGAGCAATATTTAAGTAGTCCACAATCTATCCTCCTTAATGTATTGATGTTAAAAAACAATTTTTATCTTTGTTATATAATTGCTTCATAAAACTCTCAATTTCAATATTCATACAATTATTTTTTTGTAGGTCAATAAGCTTCAATCTCTCAGTGCCATATATAATTAAAGTGTTTATTTTATTACTCTCAGCATAGTCTATATGTTTTTTTAGATTTTTATATAAATCCGTTTCAACTATTAAACCTTTATCTCTAAGATTATTTGCCATTTTAAAAGCCTCTCTTCTGTTTTCTTTTGTATAAAGGATTAAATAATCTGTACTATATCCTTTATCAAGCTTCTTACTAGTAGATTTTATACCGTTTAGCAATTCATCTATGTTAATTGCAAAACCAGTTGCTGGCATGTAATGACCATACTGCTCAGTCAGCTTGTCATATCTTCCACCATTTAAAATAATCTGCCCATGATTAGCCATATACCCTTTAAATATAATTCCAGTATAGTAGTCCAAATGGTTTATCAATCCTAAATCTATTGATATATGCTGACTATATCCATAATCATTTAATATCTCATACACAGCTTCCAAATTTTCTAGTGATCTAGCCATTCTGTCATTGAGACACATTTTTCTTGACTTTTTTAAAACATCAGTAAATTCTCCATAAAGACCTGGTAATTGTTTTATAATATCTTTAACTTCCTTCTTAATATCCAAGTTATCTAATAATATTTCTATTTCTACAAAGTTTTTATTTTCTATAAGACCTTTGAGCTTATCTTGAATTACTCTATCAATATCTATTTCTGACAATAACCCTTTATAGAAATCTGTATGGCCTATTTCTATCTGAAAATTTGATACATTTTTAAGTAAACTTTTAATTGCTATTGCAATTACTTCAGCATCTGCATCAGGCTCATTATTTCCAAAATATTCTATGCCAGCTTGAGTAAACTCCCTTTCTTTTCCATTTTGATTCCTTCTCATTCTAAATACTTCTGAAACATAAAAAAACTTTAAATAATCTTTATTCGTTTTATAATTATTTGCAACCATTCTAGCTATAGGAATTGTCACATCAGGCCTTAAGACTAATATTTCTCCTGAATTATCTATAAACTTAAACATTTCATCTTTTAAAACGGTACTTTTGACTAATGAAAATACATCATAATATTCGATTGTAGGAGTAGAAACCTGTCTATATCCATAACTTATAAAATTATCTTTTATACCCTTTATAATCATCTCCTTAGCCGCATAATCATTATATAGTTCATATTTTACTCCGTGTGGAGTTTGGTATTTGAAACTCAACATCGCAGCCTTACACCTCGCTTTATTTATTTATCACTTTAACGCGTTAAATCATTTCTGTAAATGATACTATTTTTTTTTGCTTACGTCAATAGAATCATATAAATTTTGACAAAAATTTAAATTTTAAAATATAAATTTAACCTTACTATTTCAAAAAAAGAATAAACCTAAGCTTAAAGCTTAGGTTAAAAAATTATATATAAAATTGTGTACAGTCCCGAAAGTCCTATTAATGCATAAATTACTCTTGCAAAAATAGAATCTTTGCTTTTAAAAATATAGCATACTATGTCAAAATTAAACAATCCATAAAGCCCCCAATTGATAGCGCCAAACAGAATAAATATTGAAGCTATCGCTTTTAACACCCCAACTCCCCCAATCAAAATAATTTTGTTATTAAAGCATATTATAAATAGTAGTAAAATATTACAAATCTATATCTTAAATATTTCCTTCAGTACCTGAGCTACTCCCGCTTCATTGTTTGTCTTTTTGGTAATAATGTCAGCCGCTTTTTTAACTTTTTCAGTTCCATTTTTCATGGCTATTCCTAAACCAGCTTTTGCAACCATTTCAACATCATTATTATCATCTCCAATAGCTATGATTTGACTTTCGTTAATCCCTTTATCTTTAGCATA
Proteins encoded:
- the hisG gene encoding ATP phosphoribosyltransferase produces the protein MDYLNIALAKGRLGDKGYEMFKKIGLGCSEMEKNSRKLIFTNEEKNVRFILVKASDIPVYVERGAADLGVVGKDIIMEEERDFYEIADLGFGKCKFSVAALPGYKIDNTIRSLKVATKYPNIAKKYFSSKGIQIDLIKLNGSVELAPLVGLSDVIVDIVETGRTLKENGLVVVEDMFPISARLIANKVSYKMKNESIREIIDNIQMIFRKEL
- the hisZ gene encoding ATP phosphoribosyltransferase regulatory subunit, producing MLSFKYQTPHGVKYELYNDYAAKEMIIKGIKDNFISYGYRQVSTPTIEYYDVFSLVKSTVLKDEMFKFIDNSGEILVLRPDVTIPIARMVANNYKTNKDYLKFFYVSEVFRMRRNQNGKEREFTQAGIEYFGNNEPDADAEVIAIAIKSLLKNVSNFQIEIGHTDFYKGLLSEIDIDRVIQDKLKGLIENKNFVEIEILLDNLDIKKEVKDIIKQLPGLYGEFTDVLKKSRKMCLNDRMARSLENLEAVYEILNDYGYSQHISIDLGLINHLDYYTGIIFKGYMANHGQIILNGGRYDKLTEQYGHYMPATGFAINIDELLNGIKSTSKKLDKGYSTDYLILYTKENRREAFKMANNLRDKGLIVETDLYKNLKKHIDYAESNKINTLIIYGTERLKLIDLQKNNCMNIEIESFMKQLYNKDKNCFLTSIH
- a CDS encoding DUF378 domain-containing protein, translated to MLKAIASIFILFGAINWGLYGLFNFDIVCYIFKSKDSIFARVIYALIGLSGLYTILYIIF